The following DNA comes from Epinephelus lanceolatus isolate andai-2023 chromosome 1, ASM4190304v1, whole genome shotgun sequence.
aaggcggttgctaacaagtaggtgactacagaacgtcatcacgccgaacacagctttacagctttGAGGTTAATTAATGAGGTTAATTGATTAAAAGATTATTTTGCTAGTCAAGAAAGTTGCAGTTCCTCTGTTGAAGGCTGTGAAAATATATAATGAGAATGACCACCCAGAAgtcacataaataacatcaTAATTTTATCTCACTGAAGCTGTGATACCTGTGTGTGTCGTACCCAGCAGGGTGTATTCACGTAAGTGATAGGTCTTGCTTGTTCTTTTACTTCCCAACTGATAAAAAGACCAGAAGTCACTGGATAAAACACACCAGGTAAGATGATGTTACATTTGTGCCAAGGTAACGGACTTGTGGGTGTTGGTGCCATGTAGTGTGCCAGATAAGAGATTAACTACAACAAACCTAAAGTGCGACTTTCTTGGCTTGCAAAATTACCTTTTAATTTGACAAACATCATATGTGTAATTCATGGTACACTTTAAACAGGAccaaaaaataatttgtctCTTTCAATTGCCTGACATATCTTTTTCCAAAATAAGTTCCAGGCTTCTGGGAaatgcaccaggctttgaagccatttTTTGTGGAAGGAGAGGGACTTTGTCTTACTATATCTGCTTGACCAAAGAGTGattattttcctgttttgtttaaatatttgtaaaagGTTAGAAACTCTTTGGACTTCAGTGTATTACAAGAAAAAGTGAAGTTAattttgtgttgtaaaaatATGTTCTTCCTGTTTTAATATCCTGTCAATAATCTCGTGACCCTTCACACTGAATTTGTGAGCTCTTGTTGGGGTCCTGATCCTCAGATTGGGAACCACTTTCccgaacacacattaaatgttGCTGACTATCAAGCTGAGAGAGACCTTTTACAGTTTCTATCTGTAAACattgaaaaatgacaaatgcTCATACATTAATCACACAATACACCCTCTTCTCAGAGAATAATGCTCCACTCAAGTGAAATCAAAATAAGTGGCTGTTGCTCAGTCAGGCTTTGTTTCATAGTCAGTGCACATAGAGTATATGCATCAGGAATGGCATTAATCTTGACATTACAGGCGTTAAATGTACTaactgaggaaaatattccatttattaacaaaatgtttttgcttattttttacagtggctTGAAAAGGAATCAATTATGATAAAGCCGATGTGGAAAATGGGAGACGGGACAATTTGTACACAGCAATCAGTGCAGAGAGGACTGAAAGGAGGACTCGAGAGATTAATTACAGCTAAACTAACAGCTTCTCTCGGGATAAATGGCTATACTAATCTAATTTATGACAACGATCCATTTCTAAATCTAGCTGAAAAATTCTCTGTACCAATCAGTGACAAGCTGTCCAGATATTTTAGAGCTGATTGCTGCAGCTTGGAGACAAAACAGTTCACCTGCAGCTCTAATGGCTTCCTGAGAGGACTAAATTTAGATCAGCAGTTCTCCACTGGCACCGAAACCACTGGCTTAGTGACCGTGGATTGGGACAGGCCTAAATAGCATCCGTGCAAAATCAATGTTATCAAAGTAAAAATGGCCCGTAACAATGCGCGAAAACActccacacacactcgcacacgcACAAACGAAACAAGCAATTAGATGAGGACACACATTTGAATTTGCACGCTCTCCCTCTTTGACCTGGTACACACACTCCAGCTGATTACTGGCTTTCAAGTTTTCATTAACGGTCAGTTGGTCAAAGACTCCTAATTAGCGCTTAATGAAAGATAAAAGACCACAGTATGGGGCATGGAGGGAGAAGAatagagaaggaaagaaggagtgCAGAGGGAGATGGAAGGTTATAAAAGTTCAAAGaacttcctttttttcctccaaagaCTTACGTCATCCTTTCATCTTCTACTGCTGAACTTTTCATTTTCACTCTTTTCTTTCAGTGCACAATGAGTACACAAATATTcttcattaaagggacagtgttTAAGATTTacggggatttagtggcatctagtggtgatgaCTGCCgactgcaaccagctaaaacttctctcggttagaattccttcagtgttcattgttcaggaggttttcaggagctgaattatccacataggtctcctcctctccaaaacaaacagacacagtgatttaaaaatcagggtttctcctccactgtttGGGACACAGATGGGCTGCTAGCACCACACCTACTAATGTGAGCtcgccttttttctctgataacttaagatccaatTAAGAGgcttttaccaggagccgaattatccacagtagtctcgccaccagacaatcagagatctccgccttctgatagtctggggacactcctttctaaagtgtgtttaacacaccagcgaaaacggccggcaacaaagcaacacctcttgcatttttgaaaaggacacgccttctcggaaacgtgcgctcccccttttctcgtccgcaaggaaacaaacacacagagagcttgaaaatggatgccgagagattaacgtgttatcaaacgtgtgctcatctgtgtgctcatcagtgaagaaaatattttttccagcggatgccttagttacaacatgattgagctaactcgagtagtttcatgtcgtatccgacaacgggaggcttttaacagatgacgtcctgatgttagctttgctgctagtgttagctgtccctgtcagctgcagccactgatgctttctagacatcgtgatttcccaaaactgaataaataccacacatagcaacacaaaactgctttgctagccaatcatgttgtaactaagatatccgctggaaaagatatttttttcacggaccgtttaatgagttattacctattacagacagacatagtaatgtttgttcagtcattgtgtttatagactttacaaacatcggattagtctaaacggtgatacagtgatgtgaaaaatgtgatttatatatatatatgtagctaaaagctctgctggatttctacccggaagtatttgtaaacagcaaggcgattccctctatagtctggccggacggatgagtcatggccttgtaaaagattatgtttgtttcttttagttggcgagaatgtgtcgccacaaacgcgacaaacatccactaactttgacggcgttttctgcgagcgcggctgagccattttttaccgctacatgtgtttctagtgggactatgtctacgagcacaagagttcagcgagccaccgaaggaccgccctgcagatttactattggttctgcaacgtagggagtttttttaaactctgaaattgtatccgcccatctaaacacaaaatcagggagaaagtcatcagtcgttagttaagcaaagcgtctaaagactgacttgtgagtttatatacacagaggccttttcctctccaaaacaaagagacacagtgatttaaaccaggagaaacactgaataaaggcGTTTCACCtttaaaaaataagtgtttctcctatgctgttAGGCATGTTACAGAAGGGCCAATAATGCAGCACCTGCCAACGTGAGCgcccctttttttctctgataacttaagatccagacagtTAGGAGGTTTtgactgggagctgaattatccgcagaggtctcttcctctctaaaacaaacggaccctgtgatttaaaccggtagaAACCCTGAGTAAAgcattttcatatttaaaaaatcagtgttttgacGTTATtatcacagaggggctgctaactatggtggccaatgcaaaaacatgaGATGCAAACGCAAATGGCTCTACctagagccagtatttggtttgtccattcctggctactgtagaaacaaaatgGTGGACTCCATAGAAAAGGAGCCGCTTCCTATGCAGATATaagcagctcattctaaggtaacaaaaacacaattattcttattttcaggtgactataTGCGACAGAAATCATAcctattatattccatttctggcaatatatcccctaaatcccacacactgtacctttaaattaAGAAAAGTATAATAGGTAAAGAAATCTAAAGAACAATGTGGTAGGTGGGCTCAATTGTAACAAATATAAAGAAATATTACAGTCACAAAAGACAGCTGTAAAGGGTTCATTTCCTCTGGATGAGCATCTTCCAGTAACTCCATATAGCAAGTTGTGGAATTTTATCAGTCGCTCTCCATAAAAATTCCATTTTCATGTTATTCCATTGAAGTTGAAGCTGAGCAGGAGTTTAGAAACCAGTGCTCagagtgtctgtctctgtgggggTCTTGCGTGGGCTGGGCAGGCTCTTCAGGTACTCCAAATGCCTGCGGGCCTCAGCTTGGTTCTGCCTCACGTAGTACACGACATACACGATGACCATGAAGAACCATACAAACATTGTCACCAGCATGGCTACATCAGTGGTTTTCCTCTGCAGGCTGCAGAAATTCACCCCAGAATCCAACAGTTTGACCATCGGTTGACCTGCGTGCTCGCCCTGTGACCCCGGGTCCTCCCACCTGCTGCCCTCACCCACCCCCCTCACAGAGCTCTCACAAACAATCCCATTCACTGTCTCGGGCTCCAGGTACAGAGTCTCCATCAGCTCCTGGAGGGCGCAGTCACAGTGCCAGGGGTTGTGGTAGAGGCGTGTCTTTGCACGGGTGGAGCCGAACTCCTCCTTGCTGGCCTGCCTCAGCTGGTTGTGTGAGAGGTCGAGCAGGCGGAGCTCGGGACCCAGGTGCTGCAGGGCCCCCGAGGCGAGTGAGTCGATGCGGTTGTGGGAAAGGTACAGGTCACGCAGGTGGACCAGATCGCTGAAGGCACTCTGGGGGATGTTTCGGATGTAGTTGCGTTCCAGATGGAGGGAGACAGTATCTGGTGGGATCCCCTCTGGGATTTCCCGCAGCCCGGCGTCTGAGCACAGCACCGTGGCCGTGTCCCAGGCACAGTGGCAGCTGTCCGGGCACTGGGGGAACACTTGGCCCCACAGAGCCGAGAACAGGAGCGAGACGCGCAGCCATGAATGAAAATGCACTCCTTtacctctctgtcttcctccacTGACGATGGTAGACATCTCTCCTTGTGCCAGCCTGTGCACATCGCCTCACCATAGCACCCTGACACACACCAGGtcccaatcacacacacacacaaacagtcgCACCTGGAGGATCTGACAGATTGAGAGAAAAAAGGGGTCAGTGTGGAAAAGATgacgctctctctctgtctctctttacaAACCCTTCAAACAAATGCAATCAAAATACTGACAGGTGAGATTATGATGCTGAGCAGGAGCAGAAAAAGGTCAGTGGGTAAAAACGCATGGAGAGACACAAAGAGGACAACCATTTCTGTTCAAGGAGACCATCCCTTGTtattcacagcagcagcaatgaCAGTAAAAGTCATCTAATGAGGTTGAAACAACTCTCGTATTCCTGCATTAAAAGGACATGAATCATTATACATGATTATCTGTAGTCCTGGCTGTGTCTTTTGTGCCTCTCCAAtttgaaaccagaagaaaagcATCACATTACACCCATCAATACGTGTTCATCTCATTTATCCCTCTATTTATTTTCCCATGATGCCATAGCCCCTTAATCATATTCCACGGGTGGAGACAGAGTGCACTGTAGGGATGGAGGATAGAGAAAGGGGGTGGGATCGATAGCCCCAAGTATTGCCTGCTACACTATTAACGGCAAGAACATCAATCCTGCCTGTGTCCCACAGTGTCAATAAGTGACagagctggggaaaaaaaaataagccAGCAGTGGTCTGGTGTTAGCAGCTGCTCAGCGCTCCTGCAGTGAGGAAGCAAaagttaaggaaaaaaaaaaaaaagcaatctggCTAGACTCTGCATCCCGCCGACAAAACCACTGGAGAATACATTacatgtgttatgtgtgttatGCTATTAGAGCTGCTCAGGctcatctgttttgttttttttaatccatatGTGGGTCTGTAAATGGTGTCGGCTTATCCAGACAATCCAATCAGGCGCTTTTAGAACATTTTTGTAGGACGGAAATCAAAACACTCTCCTTGAATTGGATTAAAAGAACATCCTCTTAAATGTTAAGCACACTCTGCTTTCTTTAAAGGTATCAACACCCTCATGTGTCTCTATTGTCCTGCACGGAAAGCATATACGAACAGTGGCCTGGGTTTTGGCTGATgtgccttaaaatgactcactgATTGACTGACACAAGAGTGTAAGTTTGTTTAAACATTGAAACAAGGAGTTTGGGGTCCTCTACCAGCAAATTGTGGCATCAAACTCATCATTTCTTGCATTCCTATTCATTTAAATGCCCCAATGTCTGCTTTTTGTGCATCAATTCATGGTGTTCATGTCTTTTTGTCAAACttaaagtcctctgctacttttatGTTGTCactgcacatgttctaaatattaagAGGGACACGTCCCCTCGCACACACCCAAAATCTACACCCATGGACAGACAGCCCTGGTCCAGTGTGTTTTATAAGCATAAGTGAGGATTTAGTCCACCACTCATTAACCAGCCCGTTATTAACGTCCTGAATGCAGATGCATGCAAATCCCCaattaagaaaaataatcatcATGAATGTGAATGGGAATGAGAAAGGTTTGCAAAGACAGGGTTGGGAGCAGAGAGGGACTCCCAAAGCAAATACAGATGGCACAGTGTGTTACTGCTGCAGTTTccaattatttttaatattcctCCTTCATTCTTAAAGTAAAGGGCATCatttaaatgagaaaataacCCAGAGACTCTGCTCCCTGAGTCTGCTCCAGGATCAGACCTGATCAGATTAACCTGCACTGATATCAGAACATTTACCAAGACATGTTGTTTATTGTAAATTAGGGACATTAATGTGGGGGGAAGCAGGTCAACTGGACAGTCGGGAGGCAATGAAACCTCTGTATTAGCTTTTCGGT
Coding sequences within:
- the LOC117256592 gene encoding leucine-rich repeat-containing protein 3-like, whose translation is MSTIVSGGRQRGKGVHFHSWLRVSLLFSALWGQVFPQCPDSCHCAWDTATVLCSDAGLREIPEGIPPDTVSLHLERNYIRNIPQSAFSDLVHLRDLYLSHNRIDSLASGALQHLGPELRLLDLSHNQLRQASKEEFGSTRAKTRLYHNPWHCDCALQELMETLYLEPETVNGIVCESSVRGVGEGSRWEDPGSQGEHAGQPMVKLLDSGVNFCSLQRKTTDVAMLVTMFVWFFMVIVYVVYYVRQNQAEARRHLEYLKSLPSPRKTPTETDTLSTGF